In one window of Caenimonas aquaedulcis DNA:
- the cysE gene encoding serine O-acetyltransferase, whose product MFNRLRSDIQCILDRDPAARGTWEVITCYPGLHALVMHRLAHWFWLHGLRWLGRFTSQFSRWLTGIEIHPGATIAERVFIDHGMGVVIGETAEIGEGCTIYQGVTLGGTSLYKGTKRHPTLGRNVVVSAGAKVLGGFTVGDDAKIGSNAVVIKPVPAGATAVGIPARIIQADDSKRREQVANQLGFSAYGITENDDPLSQAMKGLIDNASTHEHQIALLWQAIEKLSTMKKGEDCVPDGAAMKESFEADKLTQLVGK is encoded by the coding sequence ATGTTCAACCGCCTGCGCTCCGACATCCAGTGCATCCTCGACCGCGACCCCGCCGCCCGCGGGACGTGGGAGGTGATCACGTGTTACCCGGGGTTGCACGCGCTGGTCATGCACCGGCTCGCGCACTGGTTCTGGCTGCACGGGCTGCGATGGCTCGGGCGCTTCACCTCGCAGTTCTCGCGCTGGCTCACCGGCATCGAGATCCATCCGGGGGCGACGATCGCCGAACGCGTGTTCATCGACCACGGCATGGGTGTCGTCATCGGCGAGACCGCGGAGATCGGCGAGGGCTGCACGATCTACCAGGGCGTGACGCTGGGCGGCACGTCCCTCTACAAGGGCACGAAGCGCCACCCGACGCTCGGCAGGAACGTGGTGGTGAGCGCGGGCGCCAAGGTGCTCGGCGGCTTCACCGTGGGCGACGACGCGAAGATCGGCAGCAACGCCGTGGTGATCAAGCCCGTGCCCGCCGGCGCGACGGCGGTGGGCATTCCCGCGCGCATCATCCAGGCCGACGACAGCAAGCGGCGCGAGCAGGTCGCCAACCAGCTGGGCTTCTCCGCCTACGGCATCACCGAGAACGACGACCCGCTGTCGCAAGCGATGAAGGGCCTGATCGACAACGCCTCGACGCACGAGCACCAGATCGCGCTGCTGTGGCAGGCGATCGAGAAGCTGTCCACCATGAAAAAGGGCGAGGACTGCGTGCCCGACGGCGCGGCCATGAAGGAAAGTTTCGAGGCCGACAAGCTCACGCAGCTCGTCGGCAAATAG
- a CDS encoding mechanosensitive ion channel family protein, protein MSEVLAHSPWLAAAGAALLAVVFGLAVHRAGGAVLRRASRMSVLLSSMVRACEHPAGAVIPLVALQVVWQAAPDTLAYIGTVRHANGLALIAALTWLAIAFVGGISSGVIARHPVDIADNLHARRIQTQAKVLSRTAMVVILIAGAAIGLMTFPGARQVGASLLASAGVIGIVGGIAARPVFSNLIAGLQLALAQPIRLDDVLIVEGEWGRVEEITGTYVVLKIWDERRLIVPLQWFIEHPFQNWTRTNAQIHQPVYLFVDFATPLAPLRAELERIVKEAPEWDGRTAQLVAVDATERAMKIRLLVSSGAAGTAFDLGCKVREGLLAFMAREYPQMLPKLRTQDPYVAGPLAS, encoded by the coding sequence ATGAGCGAGGTGCTCGCGCACAGCCCGTGGCTCGCGGCCGCGGGGGCGGCGCTGCTGGCGGTGGTCTTCGGTCTCGCCGTGCATCGCGCCGGCGGTGCCGTGCTGCGGCGGGCCAGCCGCATGTCGGTGCTGCTCTCCAGCATGGTCCGCGCCTGCGAGCACCCGGCGGGCGCCGTGATTCCGCTGGTGGCGCTGCAGGTGGTCTGGCAGGCCGCGCCCGACACGCTGGCCTACATCGGCACCGTCCGCCACGCCAACGGGCTGGCCTTGATCGCCGCGCTCACCTGGCTGGCCATCGCCTTCGTCGGAGGCATCTCGTCGGGCGTGATCGCGCGACATCCCGTCGACATCGCGGACAACCTCCACGCGCGCCGAATCCAGACGCAGGCGAAGGTGCTCTCGCGCACCGCGATGGTGGTGATCCTGATCGCCGGCGCGGCGATCGGCCTCATGACGTTTCCGGGCGCGCGGCAGGTCGGCGCGAGCCTGCTGGCGTCGGCCGGGGTGATCGGCATCGTCGGCGGCATCGCCGCGCGGCCGGTGTTCAGCAACCTGATCGCGGGCCTGCAGCTCGCGCTCGCGCAGCCGATCCGGCTGGACGACGTGCTGATCGTCGAAGGCGAATGGGGCCGCGTGGAGGAGATCACCGGCACCTATGTCGTGCTGAAGATCTGGGACGAGCGGCGGCTGATCGTCCCGCTGCAGTGGTTCATCGAGCACCCGTTCCAGAACTGGACGCGCACCAATGCGCAGATCCACCAGCCCGTCTACCTCTTCGTCGATTTCGCGACGCCGCTCGCGCCATTGCGCGCGGAGCTGGAACGCATCGTCAAGGAGGCCCCGGAGTGGGACGGCCGCACGGCGCAGCTGGTCGCAGTCGACGCGACGGAACGCGCGATGAAGATCCGCCTGCTGGTGTCGTCCGGCGCGGCAGGCACGGCGTTCGACCTGGGGTGCAAGGTGCGCGAAGGCTTGCTCGCGTTCATGGCGCGGGAATATCCGCAGATGCTGCCGAAGCTGCGGACGCAGGATCCGTACGTTGCGGGGCCTCTAGCATCCTGA
- the mutS gene encoding DNA mismatch repair protein MutS: MMAQYLAIKAEHPHTLVFYRMGDFYEMFYSDAEKAARLLDITLTRRGNSAGEPVVMAGVPFHSVENYLARLIKQGESVAICEQVGDVATSKGPVERKVVRVVTPGTLTDTELLNDKSEAVLLAVHQGSRHKLGLAWLSVTQGALQLAECAGDELESWVARIAPSELLFSADVTPQFEQRLKAIRAGMSMSLTQRPEFQFDSGLGLRKLLEQLNGATLTAWGADDLVLAHAAASALLAYAEHTQGRALTHVQSLQVQRDDELIDLPVTTRRNLELVQTLRGEDSPTLFSLLDTCMTGMGSRMLKCWMLEPRRDRSHAVARHEAIAALREGGADLLRAELKGCSDIERITARIALRQVRPRELVGLRHSLDKAAQLSRRLAGQQGLLAELAASMTPPEGCAALLARTIMDEPAALVRDGGVIATGLDAELDELRAIQDNCDGFLLELETRERARTGIANLRVQFNKVHGFYIEISQGQLDKVPGDFRRRQTLKNAERFITPELKAFEDKALSAQDRALAREKFLYEQLLDQLQAFVPAVTRLARAVASLDALCALAERSLTLNWSRPQFSKEPGIEIVQGRHPVVESRLAETSAGSFIANDTRLGPKQRMQVITGPNMGGKSTYMRQVALICLLAAMGSYVPAQAARLGPMDAIHTRIGAADDLANAQSTFMLEMTEAAQILHAATPQSLVLMDEIGRGTSTFDGLALASGIAAHLHDRTQAYTLFATHYFELTEFPAKHHAAMNVHVSATESGTDIVFLHEIQAGPASRSYGIQVAKLAGMPAAVVNHARHALAALESQQTLSREQVDLFAPPPAADTPMHSAVEAALSAIHPDSLSPREALDALYALKKLGEKS; this comes from the coding sequence ATGATGGCCCAGTACCTGGCCATCAAGGCGGAGCACCCGCACACGCTCGTGTTCTACCGCATGGGCGATTTCTACGAGATGTTCTACAGCGACGCCGAGAAGGCCGCGCGCCTGCTGGACATCACGCTCACGCGGCGCGGCAATTCCGCGGGCGAACCGGTCGTGATGGCGGGCGTGCCCTTCCACTCGGTGGAGAACTACCTCGCGCGCCTGATCAAGCAGGGCGAATCGGTCGCGATCTGCGAGCAGGTCGGCGACGTCGCCACGTCGAAGGGGCCGGTGGAGCGCAAGGTCGTGCGCGTCGTCACGCCGGGCACGCTCACGGACACCGAACTGCTGAACGACAAATCCGAGGCGGTGCTGCTGGCCGTGCACCAGGGCTCGCGGCACAAGCTGGGCCTGGCCTGGCTGAGCGTGACGCAGGGCGCGCTGCAACTGGCCGAATGCGCCGGCGACGAACTCGAGTCCTGGGTGGCGCGCATCGCACCGAGCGAGCTGCTGTTCAGCGCCGACGTCACGCCGCAGTTCGAACAGCGCCTCAAGGCGATCCGCGCGGGCATGTCGATGTCGCTCACGCAGCGGCCGGAGTTCCAGTTCGATTCCGGGCTGGGACTGCGCAAGCTGCTGGAGCAATTGAACGGCGCGACGCTCACGGCCTGGGGCGCCGATGACCTGGTCCTCGCGCATGCGGCGGCGAGCGCGTTGCTCGCGTACGCCGAGCACACGCAAGGTCGCGCGCTCACGCACGTGCAGAGCCTGCAGGTGCAGCGCGACGACGAACTGATCGACCTGCCGGTGACGACGCGGCGCAACCTCGAGCTCGTGCAGACGCTGCGCGGGGAGGATTCGCCGACGCTCTTCTCGCTGCTCGACACCTGCATGACGGGCATGGGAAGCCGCATGCTGAAGTGCTGGATGCTGGAGCCGCGCAGGGACAGGAGCCATGCGGTGGCGCGGCACGAGGCGATCGCGGCGCTCCGCGAAGGTGGGGCCGACCTCCTGCGTGCCGAGCTGAAAGGATGTTCGGACATCGAGCGCATCACCGCGCGCATCGCGCTGCGGCAGGTGCGGCCGCGCGAGCTCGTCGGCTTGCGTCATTCGCTGGACAAGGCGGCGCAGTTGTCGCGGCGGCTGGCCGGACAGCAGGGATTGCTCGCGGAACTCGCCGCCTCGATGACGCCGCCCGAAGGCTGCGCCGCGCTGCTCGCGCGAACGATCATGGACGAACCGGCCGCGCTCGTTCGCGACGGCGGCGTGATCGCCACGGGCCTGGACGCCGAGCTCGACGAGCTGCGCGCCATCCAGGACAACTGCGACGGCTTCCTGCTGGAGCTCGAAACCCGCGAGCGCGCGCGCACCGGCATCGCGAACCTGCGCGTGCAGTTCAACAAGGTGCATGGCTTCTACATCGAGATCTCGCAGGGGCAGCTCGACAAGGTGCCCGGGGACTTCCGCCGGCGCCAGACGCTCAAGAACGCGGAGCGCTTCATCACGCCCGAGCTCAAGGCCTTCGAGGACAAGGCGCTGTCCGCGCAGGACCGCGCGCTCGCGCGCGAAAAATTCCTGTACGAGCAACTCCTCGACCAGCTGCAAGCTTTCGTGCCGGCCGTCACGCGGCTCGCACGCGCGGTGGCGTCGCTCGATGCGCTGTGCGCGCTGGCCGAACGCTCGCTCACGCTCAACTGGTCCCGCCCGCAATTCTCGAAGGAGCCCGGCATCGAGATCGTGCAGGGCCGCCATCCGGTGGTGGAGTCGCGCCTGGCGGAGACCTCGGCGGGCAGCTTCATCGCCAACGACACGCGCCTCGGCCCGAAGCAGCGCATGCAGGTCATCACCGGCCCGAACATGGGCGGCAAGTCGACGTACATGCGGCAGGTCGCGCTCATCTGCCTGCTCGCGGCGATGGGTTCGTACGTGCCCGCGCAAGCCGCACGGCTCGGGCCCATGGATGCGATCCACACGCGCATCGGCGCGGCCGACGACCTCGCGAATGCGCAGTCGACCTTCATGCTCGAGATGACGGAAGCCGCGCAGATCCTGCACGCCGCGACGCCGCAATCGCTGGTGCTCATGGACGAGATCGGCCGCGGCACCTCGACCTTCGACGGCCTCGCGCTCGCGTCCGGCATCGCCGCGCACCTGCACGACAGGACGCAGGCGTACACGCTCTTCGCCACGCACTATTTCGAGCTCACGGAGTTTCCGGCGAAGCATCACGCCGCCATGAACGTGCACGTGAGCGCGACCGAATCGGGGACCGACATCGTCTTCCTGCACGAGATCCAGGCCGGCCCCGCGAGCCGCAGCTACGGCATCCAGGTCGCGAAGCTCGCGGGCATGCCCGCTGCCGTGGTCAACCACGCGCGGCATGCGCTCGCTGCGCTCGAGAGTCAGCAGACCTTAAGCCGCGAACAGGTAGACTTGTTCGCGCCCCCACCGGCAGCCGACACGCCCATGCACAGCGCGGTGGAGGCCGCCCTGTCGGCGATCCATCCCGATTCGCTGAGTCCCCGCGAAGCACTCGACGCCCTGTACGCCCTGAAGAAGCTTGGAGAAAAATCATGA
- a CDS encoding helix-turn-helix domain-containing protein: MGRNIDDIIDSLPQARRARIHAGAEKMAEEMLRGADSLAAIRRVAGLTQTELGDLMGINQNAVSQMEKRTEVFISTVANVAVALGYELELAFRKPDGDRVPLPKFQPWQDVSVPAVATRQGKAIARKQALPARRSAKLERAPAAASAPGQLRDGARSRKKASR, encoded by the coding sequence ATGGGACGCAACATCGACGACATCATCGACAGCCTGCCGCAGGCGCGCCGCGCGCGAATCCACGCCGGCGCCGAGAAGATGGCCGAGGAGATGCTCCGCGGCGCTGATTCGCTTGCCGCGATCCGCAGGGTGGCCGGCCTGACGCAGACGGAGCTCGGCGACTTGATGGGAATCAACCAGAACGCCGTGTCGCAAATGGAAAAGAGGACCGAGGTTTTCATCTCCACTGTCGCCAATGTGGCCGTGGCATTGGGATACGAACTGGAGCTGGCGTTCCGCAAGCCCGATGGCGACAGGGTGCCGCTCCCGAAGTTCCAGCCCTGGCAGGACGTCTCCGTTCCGGCCGTCGCGACCAGGCAGGGCAAGGCCATCGCGCGCAAGCAGGCGTTACCTGCGCGACGCAGCGCCAAACTGGAGCGAGCTCCGGCGGCCGCATCGGCCCCGGGCCAACTGCGAGATGGTGCGCGCTCCAGGAAGAAGGCATCTCGATAG
- a CDS encoding inositol monophosphatase family protein, whose translation MPSPNLHPMLNVAVKAARAAGAIINRAALDVEAVRISQKQVNDFVTEVDHASEAVIIETLLGAYPKHAIWAEESGKQHGNQGSDHIWIIDPLDGTTNFIHGFPVYCVSIALQVRGKMEQAVIYDPSRNDLFTATRGRGAYMNDRRLRVSKRIDLRQCLISTGFPFRPGDNFNNYLRMMADVMQRTAGLRRPGAAALDLAYVAAGFTDGFFETGLSPWDVAAGSLLVQEAGGLVGNFTGESDFLEHKECVAGSPKIYSQLVGIIGKYSKFATAGEKAEVRQQATLVAPDMTPSAALDNAPGEEDEGHAQR comes from the coding sequence ATGCCGTCTCCCAACCTGCACCCCATGCTCAACGTGGCCGTCAAGGCCGCCCGCGCCGCCGGCGCCATCATCAACCGCGCCGCGCTCGACGTCGAAGCCGTGCGCATCTCGCAAAAGCAGGTCAACGACTTCGTGACCGAGGTCGATCACGCGAGCGAAGCCGTCATCATCGAGACGCTGCTCGGCGCCTACCCCAAGCACGCGATCTGGGCCGAGGAATCGGGCAAGCAGCACGGCAACCAGGGCTCGGACCACATCTGGATCATCGACCCGCTGGACGGCACCACCAACTTCATCCACGGCTTCCCGGTCTACTGCGTGAGCATTGCGCTCCAGGTGCGCGGCAAGATGGAACAGGCCGTGATCTACGACCCGAGCCGCAACGACCTCTTCACCGCCACGCGCGGCCGCGGCGCCTACATGAACGACAGGCGCCTGCGCGTCTCCAAGCGCATCGACCTGCGCCAGTGCCTCATCTCCACCGGCTTTCCCTTCCGCCCCGGCGACAACTTCAACAACTACCTGCGCATGATGGCCGACGTGATGCAGCGCACCGCCGGCCTGCGCCGCCCGGGCGCAGCCGCGCTCGACCTCGCCTATGTCGCCGCGGGCTTCACCGACGGCTTCTTCGAAACCGGCCTCTCCCCCTGGGACGTCGCCGCGGGCTCGCTGCTCGTGCAGGAAGCCGGCGGCCTGGTCGGCAATTTCACGGGCGAGTCGGACTTCCTCGAACACAAGGAGTGCGTCGCGGGCAGTCCCAAGATCTACAGCCAGCTCGTGGGCATCATCGGCAAGTACAGCAAGTTCGCGACCGCCGGCGAAAAGGCCGAAGTGCGCCAGCAGGCCACGCTCGTCGCGCCCGACATGACCCCGAGCGCCGCGCTGGACAACGCCCCCGGCGAGGAAGACGAAGGCCACGCCCAGCGATGA
- a CDS encoding proteasome-type protease, translated as MTYCVGIKLDAGLVFLSDSRTNAGVDNISTFRKMIVYERPGDRFMVLLSAGNLSISQSVREILQVEQLKEDPEDKESLTIWNAKSMFDAARVLGNAVRHVYDRDAEALKYTGVEFNVSLIFGGQIRGEGMRLFQVYSAGNFIEATPETPYFQIGEYKYGKPVLDRVITPDTRLDEAAKCALVSMDSTMKSNLSVGPPLDLVVYEANRFETDKIISIDMQNPYYRMLHSSWGQKLREVFDSLDDPVWDDAQTDTPLKTEGGRSKPLKKITRPEERLI; from the coding sequence ATGACCTATTGCGTCGGCATCAAACTGGACGCGGGCCTCGTGTTCCTGTCGGACTCCCGCACCAACGCGGGCGTGGACAACATCAGCACCTTCCGCAAGATGATCGTTTACGAGCGCCCCGGCGACCGCTTCATGGTGCTGCTCTCCGCGGGCAACCTCAGCATTTCGCAATCGGTGCGCGAGATCCTGCAGGTCGAGCAGCTCAAGGAAGACCCGGAAGACAAGGAATCGCTCACCATCTGGAACGCCAAGAGCATGTTCGACGCCGCGCGCGTGCTCGGGAACGCGGTGCGCCACGTGTACGACCGCGACGCGGAAGCGCTCAAGTACACGGGCGTGGAGTTCAACGTCTCGCTCATCTTCGGCGGGCAGATCCGCGGCGAAGGCATGCGCCTGTTCCAGGTGTATTCCGCCGGCAACTTCATCGAGGCGACGCCCGAGACGCCCTACTTCCAGATCGGCGAGTACAAGTACGGCAAGCCCGTGCTCGACCGCGTGATCACGCCCGACACCCGGCTGGACGAAGCCGCCAAGTGCGCGCTCGTCTCCATGGATTCCACGATGAAGTCCAACCTGTCGGTCGGCCCGCCGCTGGACCTCGTCGTGTACGAGGCCAACCGCTTCGAGACCGACAAGATCATCTCCATCGACATGCAGAACCCGTACTACCGGATGCTGCACAGCAGCTGGGGCCAGAAGCTGCGCGAAGTCTTCGACAGCCTCGACGACCCGGTCTGGGACGACGCGCAGACGGACACGCCGCTCAAGACGGAAGGCGGCAGGTCCAAGCCGCTGAAGAAGATCACGCGGCCGGAAGAGCGCCTGATTTGA
- a CDS encoding undecaprenyl-diphosphate phosphatase, with the protein MDLVLLAKAAVMGVVEGLTEFLPISSTGHLILAGALLGFDDDKAKVFDIAIQTGAILAVIIVYWQKIRDTLVALPTQKRAQQFALNVLIAFVPAVVLGLLFGKAIKEHLFTPAVVASTFIIGGFIILWAERRSPATVRVQEVDEMTWKDALKVGLVQCLAMIPGTSRSGATIIGGMLLGLSRKAATDFSFYLAIPTLIGAGAYSLYKERALLSMADLPMFLVGLFFSFVSAWFCVRWLLRYISTHSFTPFAWYRIAFGIIVLATAWSGLVHWAA; encoded by the coding sequence ATGGATCTCGTGTTGTTGGCCAAGGCCGCGGTGATGGGTGTGGTCGAAGGCCTCACGGAGTTCCTCCCGATCTCCAGCACCGGTCACCTGATCCTCGCGGGCGCGCTGCTCGGCTTCGACGACGACAAGGCCAAGGTCTTCGACATCGCGATCCAGACCGGCGCCATCCTCGCGGTCATCATCGTCTACTGGCAGAAGATCCGCGACACGCTGGTCGCCCTCCCCACGCAAAAGCGCGCTCAGCAGTTCGCGCTCAACGTGCTCATCGCCTTCGTGCCGGCCGTCGTGCTGGGCCTGCTCTTCGGCAAGGCGATCAAGGAACACCTCTTCACCCCGGCCGTGGTGGCCAGCACCTTCATCATCGGCGGGTTCATCATCCTGTGGGCCGAGCGGCGCTCGCCCGCGACGGTGCGCGTGCAGGAAGTGGACGAGATGACCTGGAAGGACGCGCTCAAGGTCGGGCTCGTGCAGTGCCTCGCGATGATCCCCGGCACGAGCCGCAGCGGCGCGACCATCATCGGCGGCATGCTGCTCGGGCTCTCGCGCAAGGCGGCGACGGATTTCTCGTTCTACCTCGCGATCCCGACGCTGATCGGCGCGGGCGCGTACAGCCTCTACAAGGAGCGCGCGCTGCTCTCGATGGCGGACCTGCCGATGTTCCTCGTCGGCCTGTTCTTCTCGTTCGTCAGTGCGTGGTTCTGCGTGCGCTGGCTGCTGCGCTACATCTCCACGCACAGCTTCACGCCGTTCGCGTGGTACCGCATCGCCTTCGGGATCATCGTGCTCGCGACCGCGTGGAGCGGGCTGGTGCACTGGGCCGCCTGA
- a CDS encoding DUF3606 domain-containing protein yields MATKTSSSRGRAQDRRLVAGEQKHEVAYEAKKTGASAADVKRAVKSGGNSRKSVEKKLSK; encoded by the coding sequence ATGGCAACCAAGACCTCCAGTTCCCGCGGCCGCGCACAGGACCGGCGCCTCGTGGCCGGCGAGCAGAAGCACGAAGTCGCTTATGAAGCGAAGAAGACCGGCGCGTCCGCGGCCGACGTGAAACGTGCCGTCAAGAGCGGCGGCAACTCGCGCAAGAGCGTGGAGAAAAAGCTGTCGAAGTAG
- a CDS encoding RNA methyltransferase, with translation MQTRFVLLQTSHAGNVGAAARALKVMGFDDLVLVAPRWPDVLTREETVQRASGATDVLAKARIVATLDEALDGITYLCATAMTPRDFGPPTFTPRAHFPAIADAGHRVAFLFGSERFGMSNEDVYRCHAALTIPTDPGYGSLNLAAAIQVIAYEWRMALGGFAAARAGQAQPRADAQAVSGMLAHWERALVDIGFLDPASPKKLMPRLNQMFNRAQLTPEEIHILRGVAKAMSEAGAKLKR, from the coding sequence GTGCAAACCCGCTTCGTCCTCCTCCAGACCAGCCACGCCGGCAATGTCGGCGCGGCTGCACGCGCGCTCAAGGTCATGGGCTTCGACGATCTCGTACTCGTCGCGCCGCGCTGGCCGGACGTGCTCACGCGCGAGGAAACCGTCCAGCGCGCGAGCGGCGCGACGGATGTCCTCGCGAAGGCGCGCATCGTCGCGACGCTCGATGAGGCACTGGACGGCATCACCTACCTGTGCGCGACCGCCATGACACCGCGCGACTTCGGCCCGCCGACGTTCACGCCGCGCGCGCACTTTCCCGCCATCGCCGACGCGGGACACCGTGTGGCCTTCCTGTTCGGCTCCGAGCGGTTCGGCATGAGCAACGAGGACGTCTACCGCTGTCACGCGGCGCTCACGATCCCCACCGACCCCGGCTACGGATCCCTCAATCTCGCCGCAGCAATCCAGGTGATCGCGTACGAGTGGCGCATGGCGCTCGGCGGCTTCGCGGCGGCGCGCGCCGGACAAGCGCAGCCGCGAGCCGATGCGCAGGCCGTCAGCGGCATGCTCGCGCACTGGGAGCGCGCGCTCGTGGACATCGGCTTCCTCGATCCGGCCTCGCCCAAGAAGCTCATGCCGCGCCTGAACCAGATGTTCAACCGCGCGCAACTGACCCCCGAGGAAATCCACATCCTGCGTGGTGTTGCCAAGGCGATGTCGGAAGCGGGCGCGAAGCTAAAACGATAG
- a CDS encoding esterase/lipase family protein, whose translation MPQAQTLTSFSAPSLSLLATEPLRALFDFVSAKVGSRAVPIGDGHPVIVYPGLGGGALSTQHLRRFLADSGFEAHDWGGGLNTGPEGHIDDWLAGLEQRVRALHAQTGRTVSLVGWSLGGVYARELSRRCPECVRQVVTLGTPFASLGGGTHAGTVYKLLNRDTSQLTPQLEARLRQTPPVPTTSVYSKSDGIVSWRGCIEKNTARSESVEVHASHLGMGTHGEVLRIVADRLAQPEGGWKPIRRPSAPARSTRSRAR comes from the coding sequence ATGCCCCAAGCCCAGACTCTCACTTCCTTTTCCGCCCCTTCGCTCTCCCTGCTGGCGACGGAACCCCTGCGCGCGCTCTTCGACTTCGTCTCCGCCAAGGTGGGGTCCCGCGCCGTGCCCATCGGTGACGGCCACCCGGTCATCGTCTATCCCGGTCTTGGCGGAGGCGCGCTCAGCACGCAGCACCTGCGCCGCTTCCTGGCCGATTCCGGATTCGAGGCCCACGACTGGGGCGGCGGCTTGAACACCGGCCCCGAAGGCCACATCGACGACTGGCTCGCGGGGCTCGAGCAGCGCGTGCGTGCGCTGCACGCGCAAACCGGGCGCACCGTCAGCCTCGTGGGTTGGAGCCTCGGCGGCGTCTATGCGCGTGAGCTGTCCCGGCGCTGCCCCGAGTGCGTGCGCCAGGTGGTCACCCTCGGCACGCCCTTCGCCTCGCTCGGTGGCGGCACGCACGCTGGCACGGTCTACAAGCTGCTCAACCGCGACACCTCGCAGCTCACCCCGCAACTAGAAGCGCGGCTGCGCCAGACCCCGCCGGTACCCACCACCTCGGTCTACAGCAAGTCGGACGGCATCGTGTCGTGGCGCGGCTGCATCGAGAAGAACACCGCGCGCTCCGAGAGCGTCGAGGTGCATGCCAGCCACCTCGGCATGGGCACGCATGGCGAGGTGCTGCGCATCGTCGCGGACCGCCTCGCGCAGCCCGAAGGCGGCTGGAAGCCGATCAGGCGGCCCAGTGCACCAGCCCGCTCCACGCGGTCGCGAGCACGATGA
- a CDS encoding type II toxin-antitoxin system RelE/ParE family toxin — MSSPKTRPPWKVSLDDAFEPEFEKFTDDEKDWLLTAAKALGIAGPQVGRPHVDTLKASKHQNMKELRYKSDDGSQIWRAAFAFDPNQQAIILCAADKQGVSPDGFYRSLIAKADKRYDSHLKRIRDGRERAGAARKGGAKVQAKSSKRK, encoded by the coding sequence TTGAGTTCGCCGAAGACGAGGCCCCCATGGAAGGTGAGCCTTGATGATGCGTTCGAGCCCGAGTTCGAGAAGTTCACGGATGACGAGAAAGATTGGCTGCTGACCGCCGCCAAGGCACTCGGCATCGCAGGCCCCCAGGTCGGCCGGCCGCACGTGGACACGCTGAAGGCTTCGAAGCACCAGAACATGAAGGAGCTGAGATACAAATCGGATGACGGCTCGCAGATCTGGAGGGCGGCTTTCGCCTTCGATCCGAACCAGCAAGCCATCATCCTGTGCGCCGCGGACAAACAGGGCGTATCGCCCGACGGGTTCTACAGGAGCTTGATCGCGAAGGCGGATAAGCGGTACGACAGTCACCTAAAGCGAATCAGGGATGGAAGGGAGCGCGCTGGAGCCGCGCGCAAAGGCGGAGCGAAGGTCCAGGCGAAGTCCAGCAAGCGGAAGTGA
- a CDS encoding alpha/beta hydrolase translates to MSLVVFSHGNSFPAAAYGVLFKSLRSRGFTVKAVDKFGHDGAYPVTDNWRHLVQQLHDFAEREVQKHGEPAFLVGHSLGGFLSLMCAARHPELARGVLLLDSPLIGGWKARALRAMKQTPLVGSLSPGAVSRKRKNRWPSREAALEHFQRKKAFAAWDEQVLRDYVDHCMHDDDGERMLSFDREIETSIYNTLPHNLDSLLRRYPLQCNAAFIGGLASQEMKQVGIAMTQKVTGGRIMMLDGSHLFPMEKPIATAAAIEAALRGFDFPH, encoded by the coding sequence TTGAGCCTCGTCGTTTTTTCGCACGGCAACAGCTTTCCCGCGGCCGCGTACGGCGTCCTGTTCAAGAGCCTGCGTTCGCGCGGCTTCACGGTGAAGGCGGTCGACAAGTTCGGCCACGACGGGGCCTACCCCGTCACCGATAACTGGCGCCACCTCGTGCAACAGTTGCACGACTTCGCCGAGCGCGAAGTGCAGAAGCACGGCGAGCCCGCCTTCCTGGTCGGCCATTCGCTGGGCGGCTTCCTGAGCCTGATGTGCGCCGCGCGCCACCCTGAACTCGCACGCGGCGTGTTGCTGCTCGATTCGCCGCTGATCGGCGGCTGGAAAGCCCGGGCGCTGCGCGCGATGAAGCAGACGCCGCTCGTGGGGTCCCTCTCCCCCGGCGCGGTGAGCCGCAAGCGCAAGAACCGCTGGCCCTCGCGCGAGGCCGCGCTCGAGCACTTCCAGCGCAAGAAGGCCTTCGCCGCGTGGGACGAGCAAGTGCTGCGCGACTATGTCGACCACTGCATGCACGACGACGACGGCGAACGCATGCTGTCCTTCGACCGCGAGATCGAGACCTCGATCTACAACACGCTCCCACACAACCTCGACAGCCTGCTACGCCGCTACCCGCTGCAATGCAACGCGGCGTTCATCGGCGGCCTCGCGTCGCAGGAGATGAAGCAGGTGGGCATCGCGATGACGCAGAAGGTCACGGGTGGCCGGATCATGATGCTGGACGGCAGCCACCTCTTCCCGATGGAAAAGCCGATCGCTACGGCGGCCGCCATCGAAGCCGCGCTGCGCGGATTCGACTTTCCTCACTAG